The Boseongicola sp. DNA segment GGGTCCTGCAATCTTCTGATCAATTGCTTGGATTGATGCCGAAACCACCAGGCCGCAGTGGTCATGCCAGTTTCTCGTCCAAGTCGTGTTTTAACACGCCCTGGGCGCGGCTCTTTGACCATCACAATAAGCGTTTTTTGCCTCACAGGCGACGCGCCATTTCCTGATGCGGAATCCCGACGTCATCGAAAATGTCGCCAACCGGCTTGAACCCCAAATCGCAGTAGAAATTCAAAGCAGATGTCTGCGCACCCAGTTTTGCGTGCTTCAGTGTTGGAATTGTCTCAAGATACGCCACAGCGGCCTCAATCAGTGCCTTCCCAATTCCCTGACCACGGTGGGATTTAAGAACTGCCACGCGCCCGATTTTGCCAGTCGGACCATCAATCAGCATCCGCGCGGTCC contains these protein-coding regions:
- a CDS encoding GNAT family N-acetyltransferase — encoded protein: MLKIKLSDDMTACLGIRHEVFVVEQCIAKEDEVDGMDPAATHLLAEQDGLAVGTARMLIDGPTGKIGRVAVLKSHRGQGIGKALIEAAVAYLETIPTLKHAKLGAQTSALNFYCDLGFKPVGDIFDDVGIPHQEMARRL